The following is a genomic window from Epinephelus moara isolate mb chromosome 17, YSFRI_EMoa_1.0, whole genome shotgun sequence.
GGCTCGGTCGGGGAACCCCCTTCCCCGTTAATTAATATCGGCGGCGGCGGAGGAGGCGGCTCTCGCTTCCATCAACATTTGCCGCCCTCCAACCATCACCACCTCAGCCTCCATAACCCGCCAAaggaacaacagcagcagcagcaccatcaCTACCAGCTGGccccgcagcagcagcatcttTCCGGGGAAAGCACCGCAGAGTCCCCGGGCAGGaaagcctcctcctcctcgtccctCAGCCAGGTACACACCGCCGAGGACCCCGCCGCTTCCTCCGccgctagcagcagcagcagcagcggccaTGTATACGCCGCTGTGAACGTTGCCAACACCTCGGACGTTGTGGATGATATCCGAAAATGTGGCTATTTAAGAAAGCAAAAACACGGACACAAGAGGTTTTTTGTGCTCCGGGCTGCCAGCCACCTCGGGCCGAGCCGCCTGGAGTACTACGACAGCGAGAAGAAATTCAGGAACAGCCTGCGCTCTGCTGCCGCGGCCGCCGCCAGCGGTGGAGCCGTCGCCCCTTCTCCCCCGAAAAGGGTTATTTACCTCTACCAGTGCTTCACGGTAAACAAAAGGGCGGATTCCAAAAACAAGCACCTCATTGCCCTTTACACTAAGGACGAGTACTTTGCTATTGTGGCGGAGAACGAGCAGGAGCAAGAGGACTGGTACGTGGCTGTCAGTGAGTTGATGAGTGAGGGCAAAAAAGGGCACGTGGATTCAGATGACTTGGATGATGGGTATGGTACGGTCACCCCTGGTACTGTGTTCAAAGAGGTGTGGCAGGTGAATGTGAAACCTAAAGGACTGGGTCAAACTAAAAACCTCACAGGTGTTTACCGGCTATGCCTCTCAACTAAAACCATTCACCTCGTAAAGTTGAACTCTGAAACCCCCTGTGTTAACCTTCAGTTGATGAATATCAGACGTTGCGGACATTCAGAAAGCTTCTTTTTCATCGAGGTGGGCCGCTCCTCCTCCATCGGGCCCGGGGAGATATGGATGCAGGTGGATGACTCTGTCGTGGCCCAAAACATGCACGAGACCATCTTGGAGACAATGAAAGCCCTGAAAGCTTTTGCAGAGTTTCGGCCCAGGAGCAAGAGCCAGTCGTCGGGCTCCAACCCTATGCCGTTTATCACAACACGGCGCCACCTGGGCAACCTGCCACCGAGCCAGACTGGACTGCAGCGGCGGTCGAGGACAGAGTCAGTGGTTGGCACGCCGCCGTCAAGTAAGAGCTCTGGGGCGAGTGGTTATCGCTTCCGAACATCCAGTGAAGGCGAGGGGACAATGAACCGGCCGTTCCGCTCAGCCACAGGAAGTCTGGTTCACCTGAACTCGGCACGCGCCCATCATGGTCGCCAGGAAGGgggtggcagcagcagcgggAGTGGTGTCGCCACAGGAAACGCTGGCACGAGCACAGGCAGCGGGCGCTACGTCAGAGCAATCCCGGGGTCTACGTCCACCTACCACGCCCGTTCCGCCTCGCTGCCAGTCTCCCACTTCCCCTCCACCACCAGTCCAGTGAGCGTCTCCTCCAGCAGTGGCCATGGCTCCGTCTCCGACACGCTCACCCGCCCGTCAAGCGCCTCGATATGCGGCTCCCCATCTGACGGAGGCTTCAACTCTTCAGATGAGTATGGCTCCAGTCCTGGTGACTTCCGGTACTTCCGGGTGCGGAGTAACACGCCAGACTCCCTTGGCAACACCCCGCCAATCAGAGAAGAGAACTGTCTAAATGATTACATGGCCATGGGCTGGAACCGGGAGGTCTTCGGCACCGGTGGAGGCTCTGGAAACAACAGCGGAGGTGACACGCCACGGGACGAGAGCACGTCGACAGAGGATGACCGCTTTTCTTCGTCGTCACTGAGGAGAAGGACGCACTCTTTCACCAGACCAACCGGTGGTGCAACTGGCGGTTCTGGAGTGGCAGTTTACCAGAAGATGACCCAGACCAACTTCTCATTGGACGAGGGGTCAGATGTTGTGTTGCCATTTGGCAGCGGACTGCTCCGCGGTGggccgtcctcctcctcttcctcgctgCGTTCTGACTACAGCTCCTGCTCCGAGCACAGCCAGCAGAGCCGTCCCTCCACGCTCTCCCGGACGGAGGCCAGCGGTGAGCGCCcgcccctctcctcctcctcctctgccaaGGAAGACAGCGGCTACATGCCTATGATGTGTGGCGTGGCTGCGTCGCCACGGGACACTCCTCCCGACTACATGCCTATGCAACCCAGCTCTTACTCCCATCCCATCTCCCATTCCCCCCAGTTTCACAGTCCAGCTTTAGGTCCCCGTTCAGCCCACCACCCTCCACAGATCCAGTCCCAATCCTCCACAGACTCCCACGGTTACATGATGATGCTCCCAGGGGGCAGCGGCAGCTCCCCGTCTCCAGGTCAGGCCTCCCCCAGCCCTCACAGTAGCTCCAGCATGGCAGGTGCCAGTGGAAGTGACAGCATAGCGGAGAGACCTGAAAATGGAGAATATATGGACATGTCGTACTGCAGCGGTGGGGGGCGCAAGCTCTCAAATGAAGGGAGCGGTGCGTATTACACACCTGGCACACCTGAGAGCACCCCAAAGTCTTACAGCCCTTATTTCTCCCTCCCTCGTTCCTACAAGGCCCCCACcagagagagggatgagaaGGAGTATGGGGAGTATGTTCCTATGAGTTCTCCTGCCAAGCCAGTATATTCATCAGTTGCCACAGCTTCCATGTCAACACCAGAGAAGAAGGGTGGAGGAGGTAGTAGCACCTCCACCCCCTCTCACCCACCCCCGCCTTATGGAGCTCACCATACGACTGCAGCAATGGCCGACCGACGCGTCGTGAGGCCAAACCGCCTCCCTTTAGGCAGGAGAAGTTTCCATGGTCCACTGCGGGTTAGTGAGCCCTCCACAGCGTCTGCAGGCACCTCCACCTCAGTCCCCGCCACTGTCAGCTCATCTGAAAGGCCCTCCAGTCCCGGGGAGTATATTAACATCGAGTTTGGGGATCACTACCCCCACCAACAACAGCCCCCTGCTTATCCTCTCTCTGCCCAAGACGAAGCGCCTTCCCTGGGATCCAGTGACCACCGTCACTCCCCTCACCAGGACTACATGAGTGTGGAGGTAGCAGCTGACCAGCAGGACAGCGCTGAATGTCTGGGTAAAAACCAGTCACCCAGACCCAGCCTTGTTGCCCCCTGGAACCCACCCAGCTATATCCGACCCCTGGCTAGCAATCCCGGGGCGCTGGCCTCCCCTGGAGTCCCCGCCGGCGGTCACTGGAGGTCAATGGGGGACGACTACACAGACATGACATTTAACCTCAGCAGAGGTGAGAGGACGCAAACGAGCCCCACAGCCATGCTGCAGCATCTCTGTGTGATAGAGGGACATTACGGCCACGctccctccgcctcctcctcatccatttctccccctctccccccGTCAAGCCCTGGAAGGGCGCCGTCACAGCAGGTGGAACCCAAAGTGGTTCGGGCCGACCCCCAAGGCAGAAGAAGACACAGCTCGGAGACGTTCTCGTCCACGTCCTCCTCTAATTCAACTCCCTCTGGAGGAGGACTAGCCCCATCATCCTCAGCCACCCACCCGACACTGGCCAGCTCCACAGCCCCCAACGGATCTTACCTAACGGAGGGTCAGGCTTCCAGATGGGCCAGCTCCGCATCTTTTGACAGCATGTGGGTGTCCATGGAGGGTCTAGGGGACTCACCGGCTCACCATGCTCCAATAAGAGCCATGGAAATGGGCGCAGCCTCCGGGACCTCAGCATCCTCCTCCTCGGGGGCTGGAGCCGGCAGAATGTGCAGGAACATGTCTGTGGGCTACCAGAACGGCCTGAACTACATTGCCTTGGAGCTGAGGGAGGATGGGAGTAACACGGGAGCCATGACGTCGGGAGCCGGTAGCAGCAACGGGAGCTCGGTGGCAGCGGCAGCAGGGACGGTGCCTCTGCCGGAGAACGGAGCCTACGCCAGTATAGACTTCACCAAATCTGATGGAGTCACCACGACAACCAAGGGTGAGtaaacacaagtgtgttttttttgtcaggtgGGGGAACTGTCACTCACAGACAAATGGTGCTAAAATTTTGTTTGTCTCCTCTGACAGCCATTGTTTAAAGACTCTTCCTACTTTCACAATCATATTTGGCAGGAAGAACTTTCATTGGTTTTCTGGAGTCACAACAGCCAGCCAGTGTTTGGAAAAATATAGTTCCttgcagcgtgtgtgtgtgtgtgagtaaaagAGAGCAAGTGTTATGGATATTTTTTCCTCACTGAAAACCAAAATAACCCTAAGAGCTGCATGCTATTATTAGTCACATTATATCAATTTGCAGCTCCTCTAGTGAATCTATTTTGGATCAAGTCTCTGTGATCTTGACAAGGCTGCGTTCAGGCGCTTTGAGCAACCAGACAATGTCTTTGAAGGCATCTGTCCAGGGAGCTAAAGTCTAGGCTATAACAGTGCTGCTACAGGAAGTGGCACCAATATGCGGTTCATCTTGAGGTCTGTGTGTACGTTGTGTGCAAGCAGACTGGTAGACAATTAGCTCGCTGAATGAACTGAGGTTTATCTGAGGTCAAGTGCAGACTGAATcatcccaaaaaaaaaagggccctgacttcctgtctttgtaGCTGGTAgtgtctctctgcctgtctgtgcaCGTGCCGCTGTTTTCTTTGTGTCAGCATGTGTGCAGAGTGTTCTTAacgtgtgggtgtttgtgtgttcacagCCTTTTGTCTGCTGCGAAGCTGTCACTTGAGACACttttctacatttttgaaaaaatatatttatttatacagaaaCAGGGATGAGTGCAGTGCCAGCAGGAGCGGTTAGTATGATggcaaaacacataaaacacctAACGGTGCTCTAATTTAGCGAAGCTCTGCAGTGTTGACTTTCTGAGGTGTTAATTGAATTCAGTAGTTAATTTTGAGGCCATAGTTTGTAGGGTTGCGACTAATTATTCTTTTTATCATTGATTAATCTGATGAAAATATTCACAGGTAATTGTTTAGTCCGTAACATGGCAAAAATAGTGTGAATAATGTGCATCACTTTTTCCACAGAAGCCAAGGGGACTTTTTCAAACAGTTCAAAAGccccaaaatgttaaatttaatgtcatttatgacaaagaaaagccgCAAAGCCTCATATTTGATTTGTTGGATGAACAATGAACTTATTGAATTAGTTATTAATAGTTAAGGGCAGGTTTCTGTCTACTGACTGTGAGCCTTTTGTTCAGTGTGTTCAAACACAATTTGTAGGCTGTACTAAGGAGGCTGATACTCCTCTAACTTAAGTGTATTCTGGAGTAGGGATGTTCCTAACATCTAATTTCCCCTTACATTTAAACTGGAGTTTAAACTTGGACTTGTCGACTAGTCTAAAAGTAAGAAATAACTCAGAACAGTCAAATTAAGCACAATTTAATGTATAAGGgtaaaacattttatattttaatcagATTTTGAACATTTGACATTGAACAAAATAAATCTTCAGGATGC
Proteins encoded in this region:
- the LOC126403729 gene encoding insulin receptor substrate 2-B, coding for MANFTNYQEGKAAMLMVETQQRDVGTKSAAATANGDGSVGEPPSPLINIGGGGGGGSRFHQHLPPSNHHHLSLHNPPKEQQQQQHHHYQLAPQQQHLSGESTAESPGRKASSSSSLSQVHTAEDPAASSAASSSSSSGHVYAAVNVANTSDVVDDIRKCGYLRKQKHGHKRFFVLRAASHLGPSRLEYYDSEKKFRNSLRSAAAAAASGGAVAPSPPKRVIYLYQCFTVNKRADSKNKHLIALYTKDEYFAIVAENEQEQEDWYVAVSELMSEGKKGHVDSDDLDDGYGTVTPGTVFKEVWQVNVKPKGLGQTKNLTGVYRLCLSTKTIHLVKLNSETPCVNLQLMNIRRCGHSESFFFIEVGRSSSIGPGEIWMQVDDSVVAQNMHETILETMKALKAFAEFRPRSKSQSSGSNPMPFITTRRHLGNLPPSQTGLQRRSRTESVVGTPPSSKSSGASGYRFRTSSEGEGTMNRPFRSATGSLVHLNSARAHHGRQEGGGSSSGSGVATGNAGTSTGSGRYVRAIPGSTSTYHARSASLPVSHFPSTTSPVSVSSSSGHGSVSDTLTRPSSASICGSPSDGGFNSSDEYGSSPGDFRYFRVRSNTPDSLGNTPPIREENCLNDYMAMGWNREVFGTGGGSGNNSGGDTPRDESTSTEDDRFSSSSLRRRTHSFTRPTGGATGGSGVAVYQKMTQTNFSLDEGSDVVLPFGSGLLRGGPSSSSSSLRSDYSSCSEHSQQSRPSTLSRTEASGERPPLSSSSSAKEDSGYMPMMCGVAASPRDTPPDYMPMQPSSYSHPISHSPQFHSPALGPRSAHHPPQIQSQSSTDSHGYMMMLPGGSGSSPSPGQASPSPHSSSSMAGASGSDSIAERPENGEYMDMSYCSGGGRKLSNEGSGAYYTPGTPESTPKSYSPYFSLPRSYKAPTRERDEKEYGEYVPMSSPAKPVYSSVATASMSTPEKKGGGGSSTSTPSHPPPPYGAHHTTAAMADRRVVRPNRLPLGRRSFHGPLRVSEPSTASAGTSTSVPATVSSSERPSSPGEYINIEFGDHYPHQQQPPAYPLSAQDEAPSLGSSDHRHSPHQDYMSVEVAADQQDSAECLGKNQSPRPSLVAPWNPPSYIRPLASNPGALASPGVPAGGHWRSMGDDYTDMTFNLSRGERTQTSPTAMLQHLCVIEGHYGHAPSASSSSISPPLPPSSPGRAPSQQVEPKVVRADPQGRRRHSSETFSSTSSSNSTPSGGGLAPSSSATHPTLASSTAPNGSYLTEGQASRWASSASFDSMWVSMEGLGDSPAHHAPIRAMEMGAASGTSASSSSGAGAGRMCRNMSVGYQNGLNYIALELREDGSNTGAMTSGAGSSNGSSVAAAAGTVPLPENGAYASIDFTKSDGVTTTTKD